The region ccacgacatctgGCGTCTGGCTTATTCGGGGTGGCTAAAAGGGTTTTCTGGGTTGGGTTTGCAGCGATCTGTTGGTTGTTGTGGAACACTAGAAACAAGTTTACTATTGAACATACCTTTCCGGCTAACCCTGTGAGCTGCTTATTTAAATCTGGTGTCTTcctgcagcagtggagattattgattAAGGAGGCGGACCACGAGGCTTTTGACGCTATGGTATCCAAGATTCGGTCTACGGCTTCATCCATGTTGCGAAGATTTTGGGCGGTGCCTTAATGTTCCCTTCTTTCTGTTTTCTGAGAGCTGGCCTGTGTGCCATGATTGGCTAGGTAGCCATGTATGCGAACCTTATTAGTTGTTGCTGTGATACTATGTTGGCTTGGTGGTTGCTCTGttactctgcctggtggctttatttataaaatcGGGCGTATgtcttttctcaaaaaaaaaaaccgtGAAGCTTGGGGTTCCATGGTTGGTTCTCGAACTTGCCAGATGCCGACGCTGATGGGAAAACATTTTGCCTATTGCATAGGTCCTTTTATTGATTATTAGCATCCATAAGGACAACACACACATGTATGATGCATATAGTCTACAACTTGCGATCGAGAACAACACTCCAGTTGTATATATGTCCGTCGATTGATCATCTACATGAGGAGTCCCCTGGCTATGCGGCCGTCAGCGCCCTGGGGAAAGAACCCGCCGGCCTGGGCGGGGCTTCCGGTGCCGTACACGATGCCGAGGATCTCCTCGGGCGTGCGATCGTACGCGAGCGAGTAGCGGTCGCCGGCGATGATGTTCCCCACGGTCTGCCCCTCGGGCCCCTCACCCGGCGCCACCACTAGCCCCTCGTCCTTCACTCCCCTCCTCCCAAGCTCGTTCCGCAGGTCGGAGATGTGCGCGGTCACCTCCGCCACACCAACACCATAGCTCGCCACCCGCGACAGTCCGCGCTCGTACAACAGGGCCCGGATCACCGCGTCCTGTGCCGATTCCACGCCCACCAGTCCCGCCACCAGCTGCGTGCAATCAATCACAGAAGTACGACAAGTTAATTATCACGTACATGTAATTAATGGGAATATCGATCAGTACGCATGCACGCATTTTGTGTGTCTGATCGATACGGCTGGTGGTAGGGTGATCACGCGTGTGGTGTAGCCTAGGTACGTACCCTTCTGGCCTGAGGAGTGAGGAGCTTGGGGTTGGCGCCAACGTAGCCGGTAAGACCGACGTACGGGATGATGTAGGAGGCGATGAGGAAGTTGAGGCTGTTCTCGTAGGGGTTGAAGGGCGGGTCCAGCGTCGTGTTCATCGCCTGCTCCACGATCTTGCCGATGTTGGTCGCGCTGATGTCCAGCTGCGGCCGCGGGAATCCCCTCACGTTCTGCTTGATCGCCCTGCACATACACACGCACGCACTGTTCATAAACGACATGCTACTTCTCTGCTACTAATATTTCTTGGTCGGGAGAGAGTCCGAGTGGCCGAATTGTGAGGTTAATTGCGTACGTAcctgaggtggccaacttcttggtAGCAGAACTGTGTGGCGACGTCTCGGACGAAGGGGGTGAGGGCGGCGGTCTGGCCACCGATGGGAGGCGGACCGCCGCCGGTGAGGTTGACGTCGATGCCATCGAGGCCGTAGCCCAGCGCCGACCAGCAGAAGAACTCCGCCTCCAGGTACTCGAGGTTCAGCGGGAACTCCAGCAGGTCCACGTCCGATTGTGGCAGCagcgtgccgccgccgccgaagaACCCGCGGTACCGTGCCCACTCGTTGTCCATGTCCTGCGCCCGGCAGACGCCGCCGCAGAGAGCAGCCGCCACCAAGCAGGCGACCACCACGACGAAGGTGGCCGGCGCAGCCATGGCAATACTACTTGCAGCTCGTAGTATGATCACGAGTTGGGAGTTGGGACTAGTCTGCGCACGCCAAGGATGGTAGGATCACTGATCTGCAGGTTTGGGGGACTTGACTTCTGCGTGTTCTCGTCCTCGCGATCAGCGAATGTAATATAGGCGGTGCGGCACGTGCGGAAGGGGTGCAACGTGGAGCATGACGTGGACGGGAACGGGAAGAGGAGCGGGGGTGGCGCGCCAAGGGTGTGGCGTCCGCGGGAGCTACTACGTGTGGCGTTGTTTAAACGGCCGGTCGCTGTTTCCTTTGTCTTGGAGGAAATTTGAGTGGGTCGACCATTACTCCATTGTGTGACGTTTTCTGTGCAGTTGTCTTGCGAGTTTTCTAGCTTTGGACCTTACCCTGGGCTCCTGAACTacttttttttagagaaaaagCCAAAGCCTGATTTTATAGATAAAGCCTCAAGGCAGCGTCACGGATACCGCAAGTTCACAGGAGCACACACACATAAACAAAAGGATGAGAGTAGCCAGAGCAGGAAAGATACAGGCAACTGCCATACACGGCGCGCAGGCCGGGGAGGGAGAAACACCTAATCTCCGCAAACTACAGCACCAGATTTAGACGACAGGGTTCCTTCCGGAGATCTGAGAAGCCGAAGCCCGAATTTTGTCGATGAGCAGGTCCAGGGCATCCCGATCAGtctccttagtcaatgatctccactgctgcaagaatatacatgatttgaaaagaacatcagcaggcttagatgggaaggtaagttcaatagtaaatttgtttctAATGGTCCAGAGAGCCCAACATAAAGCTCCCAGGCCAACCCAAAATACCCTCTTGGTGACCCCGACCAAGGCTTTGGCTAGGGTTCAAATCTCAGAGAAAGAGGAGGGATTTCAGGGAACCCGAAGCCAAGATCTGACGCAGCACCAAACTAATTTGGCCAGAACGCATTTGAAAAAGATGTGATCAGAGTTCTCCAAGGCCCCACACAAATTACAGAATTCCGAGCCCGGCCGATTGCGTTTTTTGATCTGATCAGCAGTCGGGAGGCGACCACGGAAGGCTTGCCAGAGAAAAATCTTAATCGTAGGAGGAACCTTGGATTTCCAAACGCAAGAGAATCGAGCCGAAGGAGTACCACCAATAAGTCTAGAATAC is a window of Triticum dicoccoides isolate Atlit2015 ecotype Zavitan chromosome 2B, WEW_v2.0, whole genome shotgun sequence DNA encoding:
- the LOC119364172 gene encoding desiccation-related protein PCC13-62-like, which translates into the protein MAAPATFVVVVACLVAAALCGGVCRAQDMDNEWARYRGFFGGGGTLLPQSDVDLLEFPLNLEYLEAEFFCWSALGYGLDGIDVNLTGGGPPPIGGQTAALTPFVRDVATQFCYQEVGHLRAIKQNVRGFPRPQLDISATNIGKIVEQAMNTTLDPPFNPYENSLNFLIASYIIPYVGLTGYVGANPKLLTPQARRLVAGLVGVESAQDAVIRALLYERGLSRVASYGVGVAEVTAHISDLRNELGRRGVKDEGLVVAPGEGPEGQTVGNIIAGDRYSLAYDRTPEEILGIVYGTGSPAQAGGFFPQGADGRIARGLLM